Sequence from the Bacteroidales bacterium genome:
ATCAATATTGATAAATGCAAAATACCTCTTCCGTAAACCATAAATTTATCTGCCGAATCAGTATCTTCAACACGTAAAGCCAAATTCTTTTCAATTTCCTTATACAATCGGTCTCTTAAATGCCTTGATGTTACATATTTTCCTTCTTTACCGAAAAAAGGAGAAGTATTAATTGTAAACAACATACTCATAGTCGGTTCATCTACCTTGATGGTTTTTAAACCTTCCGGATTTTCAAAATCAGCAAATGTATCTCCGATTTCAAAATTACTTGGTCCTAATACGGCACAAATCTCTCCGGCATATATTTTTTCTCTCTTAACTTTTTCTTTTCCCAGTCCTTCAAACCTGTACAATTCCTTGACTTCTGATTTTTGAATGCTGCCGTCTTTTTTTACTGCCGAAATTTTTTGATTCATTTCGATTGAACCTCGTGATACCCTGCCTACAGCAATTCTTCCCAAATAAGATGAATAATCCAAAGAGGTAACTTGCATTTGCAATGTTCCTTCCTTCCTTTCAGGCGCCGGAATATGCTCTAAAATTATATCCAACAAATAACTGACATCGTCAGCCGGGTTTTTCCAATGATCCGACATCCATCCGGTTTTTGATGAACCGTAAACAACCGGAAAATCCAATTGATCTTCAGTTGCATTCAAACTGAACATTAAATCAAATACATCTTCATAAACTTCTTCAGGTTTGCAATTAGGTTTATCAACTTTATTGATGACAACCACAGGTTTTAACCCCAATTCTATAGCTTTTTGCAAAACAAAACGAGTTTGCGGCATAGGTCCTTCAAAAGCATCAACGAGAAGCAAAACTCCGTCAGCCATATTCAATACACGCTCCACTTCACCACCGAAATCAGAGTGACCGGGAGTATCAATAATGTTTATCTTAACATCATTATATCTTACGGAAACATTTTTTGAAAGTATTGTAATTCCTCTTTCACGTTCAAGATCATTGGAGTCAAGTATTAATTCTCCTACTTCCTGATTATCTCTGAACATATTCACTTGATGTAATATTCTGTCAACCAATGTTGTTTTACCGTGGTCAACATGGGCAATTATGGCTATATTTCTTAATTCTTGCATTATATTCTATTATAAAATTTTGCAAAAGTAAGATATGATATATAACTTGCAAATAAAAAAGTAATGTTCGTACAAAACTGTCAATTTAAAGCTTAAATTTCATTTTGAGGTGTTGAAAAATAATATCTCTTTTGCGGAAACAGAAAAACTCTCTGTCTCTTTATCAGAAATTTAATAAGATAATAAGGTTGGGTTCAAAGGGAGTTCCTTTTTATTAAGGTTAAAACTTTAAATATAAGGTTTTTACAGCATAAAAACCTTATATTATTTTTCAACCTTAATAGAATAATTTAAACATACACAATATAACCTTATTCCCTTATTTTTTTATACATTTGTTGTGCATTCGTATTTTATTTTTTTAGAATATTCAAGAAAAATTCCGCTTTTTGTTGAATTTCATCTATCATTTCAGGATTTTTATCACTTTCTCTTAATGTCCAATATTTATTTAAATTCCAATTCATTTTTCGATTTTCACCTGCCCCAATTTGGGTTATAAATCCCCAAAACCATAAATCGTCCCAAATTTCAATTTCACTTCCACAATAATATCTCTTAATTATTTTGTTAATTTTATTAAATGTCCAATTTTGATTATTATCTATTCTTTTAAAAATTGCTATAATTACAGCATCTACCGGCAAATAGAATATATCTTTTTCAATTAACTTTTCCGGTGCATCATTCCATATTTTCAGTTCTTTCGGATATTCATTATTGTGTAAATGATAAATTGTTTTAGAAAAAAGTGCAGAAGTTTTTTCTCCCCAACCATTTTGGTTTTTCATCCCTTCATAAAGTCCTTCGTAATTGTTTCTTGTATCCTTTTTTGTCTGTATTACACTTAAAAAACCATCAAATGACTTTAAGAAATCTTTTTTTTCGTAAATTTTTTGATAAAACAAAGCAAGATTGTTAATTTTTGGTTGGCTTTGTGTATTCGCAATATGATAAAGTAGGGAAACTACTTTATCAAATGTATCTTTTTGAGGTTCAATAATTGAACTATAATAACGTGTCTGCAATTCTTTATTATATTTTCTGTGTTTTTTCAGGAAATCAAATAATTTTTCAAGAGTATCTTTCACGTAATTTTTTTTTTATTTCTATTTTATTATGATGCATATCATCAGGATTTATTTTATTGTCAACTCATTGTTTATCATTCTGTAATTGTATTGCTGAATAAATGCCTTTATCAAATTTGTCATATCAGTCTGTATATCAATAGTTTTGCCAGCAAGATTTTTTGTCAATAAAGGGTCGTTTATATAATCGTAAACAGCAATTACTTCATCATCCCTGAATTGTAAAACATAGTCGCCTTTAATTATTTGGTATGTATTGTTATTATAATTTACGGCAAAATGGTTTGCTTCTGTATCAAAAACATCAGTTCCGAATGATATATATTCTTTATCAAAATTTAAAAGATTTAATACTGACGGCATAATATCCATTTGCTGAACTACTGTTGAATCAAAGCCTCTCAAACTGACATTATTCGGTTGGAAGAAAATAAGAGGAATTGAAAAGCTGCCTATGCTTGTTTTGTACTTGTCATAATAACTTTGGTTGCAATGGTCGGCAGTTATAACAAAAATTGTATTCTCATACCAA
This genomic interval carries:
- the typA gene encoding translational GTPase TypA translates to MQELRNIAIIAHVDHGKTTLVDRILHQVNMFRDNQEVGELILDSNDLERERGITILSKNVSVRYNDVKINIIDTPGHSDFGGEVERVLNMADGVLLLVDAFEGPMPQTRFVLQKAIELGLKPVVVINKVDKPNCKPEEVYEDVFDLMFSLNATEDQLDFPVVYGSSKTGWMSDHWKNPADDVSYLLDIILEHIPAPERKEGTLQMQVTSLDYSSYLGRIAVGRVSRGSIEMNQKISAVKKDGSIQKSEVKELYRFEGLGKEKVKREKIYAGEICAVLGPSNFEIGDTFADFENPEGLKTIKVDEPTMSMLFTINTSPFFGKEGKYVTSRHLRDRLYKEIEKNLALRVEDTDSADKFMVYGRGILHLSILIETMRREGFEFQLGQPQVLTKEVNGVKHEPVELLTIQVPEIFSGKVIEIVTKRKGEIVNMENKNDRMHLEFSIPARGLIGMANSILTVSEGEAVTAHRFKAYEPWKGNIETRKKGSLITMHTGTSIPYAIDKLQDRGRFFVDPGEEVYAGQVIGENTRDDDILVNITKTKKQSNVRASGTDDKSSIAPAIKFSLEQCMEYIKKDEYIEVTPKSIRLRKILLDEHERKRAERKD